Within the Meleagris gallopavo isolate NT-WF06-2002-E0010 breed Aviagen turkey brand Nicholas breeding stock unplaced genomic scaffold, Turkey_5.1 ChrUn_random_7180001957651, whole genome shotgun sequence genome, the region NNNNNNNNNNNNNNNNNNNNNNNNNNNNNNNNNNNNNNNNNNNNNNNNNNNNNNNNNNNNNNNNNNNNNNNNNNNNNNNNNNNNNNNNNNNNNNNNNNNNNNNNNNNNNNNNNNNNNNNNNNNNNNNNNNNNNNNNNNNNNNNNNNNNNNNNNNNNNNNNNNNNNNNNNNNNNNNNNNNNNNNNNNNNNNNNNNNNNNNNNNNNNNNNNNNNNNNNNNNNNNNNNNNNNNNNNNNNNNNNNNNNNNNNNNNNNNNNNNNNNNNNNNNNNNNNNNNNNNNNNNNNNNNNNNNNNNNNNNNNNNNNNNNNNNNNNNNNNNNNNNNNNNNNNNNNNNNNNNNNNNNNNNNNNNNNNNNNNNNNNNNNNNNNNNNNNNNNNNNNNNNNNNNNNNNNNNNNNNNNNNNNNNNNNNNNNNNNNNNNNNNNNNNNNNNNNNNNNNNNNNNNNNNNNNNNNNNNNNNNNNNNNNNNNNNNNNNNNNNNNNNNNNNNNNNNNNNNNNNNNNNNNNNNNNNNNNNNNNNNNNNNNNNNNNNNNNNNNNNNNNNNNNNNNNNNNNNNNNNNNNNNNNNNNNNNNNNNNNNNNNNNNNNNNNNNNNNNNNNNNNNNNNNNNNNNNNNNNNNNNNNNNNNNNNNNNNNNNNNNNNNNNNNNNNNNNNNNNNNNNNNNNNNNNNNNNNNNNNNNNNNNNNNNNNNNNNNNNNNNNNNNNNNNNNNNNNNNNNNNNNNNNNNNNNNNNNNNNNNNNNNNNNNNNNNNNNNNNNNNNNNNNNNNNNNNNNNNNNNNNNNNNNNNNNNNNNNNNNNNNNNNNNNNNNNNNNNNNNNNNNNNNNNNNNNNNNNNNNNNNNNNNNNNNNNNNNNNNNNNNNNNNNNNNNNNNNNNNNNNNNNNNNNNNNNNNNNNNNNNNNNNNNNNNNNNNNNNNNNNNNNNNNNNNNNNNNNNNNNNNNNNNNNNNNNNNNNNNNNNNNNNNNNNNNNNNNNNNNNNNNNNNNNNNNNNNNNNNNNNNNNNNNNNNNNNNNNNNNNNNNNNNNNNNNNNNNNNNNNNNNNNNNNNNNNNNNNNNNNNNNNNNNNNNNNNNNNNNNNNNNNNNNNNNNNNNNNNNNNNNNNNNNNNNNNNNNNNNNNNNNNNNNNNNNNNNNNNNNNNNNNNNNNNNNNNNNNNNNNNNNNNNNNNNNNNNNNNNNNNNNNNNNNNNNNNNNNNNNNNNNNNNNNNNNNNNNNNNNNNNNNNNNNNNNNNNNNNNNNNNNNNNNNNNNNNNNNNNNNNNNNNNNNNNNNNNNNNNNNNNNNNNNNNNNNNNNNNNNNNNNNNNNNNNNNNNNNNNNNNNNNNNNNNNNNNNNNNNNNNNNNNNNNNNNNNNNNNNNNNNNNNNNNNNNNNNNNNNNNNNNNNNNNNNNNNNNNNNNNNNNNNNNNNNNNNNNNNNNNNNNNNNNNNNNNNNNNNNNNNNNNNNNNNNNNNNNNNNNNNNNNNNNNNNNNNNNNNNNNNNNNNNNNNNNNNNNNNNNNNNNNNNNNNNNNNNNNNNNNNNNNNNNNNNNNNNNNNNNNNNNNNNNNNNNNNNNNNNNNNNNNNNNNNNNNNNNNNNNNNNNNNNNNNNNNNNNNNNNNCACGCAGGTACGAGCCGTCCGCCGTGCGGGACAGCACCGTTCGGCTCCGCTGCCCTCGGCGCGGCCGCAGCGAGAGCTCTCCGCGCCCTTCTCCCAGCCCGGTGCGCCGCtggtcccttccgacccaaaCCCTTCTGTGACCCCATGAGCCCCTCCGTGCTCTGACCTTCCATCGCCCCCCGCCCCCATTCAATGACCCCGTGCTGCTCGCGCCGCCCCGCGGCTGCtcacctcccctccccccccataGGTGTTCTACAACGGTGCCAACGTGAAGCAGGTGGACGTGCCCACCCTGACCGGCTCCTTCGGCATCCTGGCCTCCCACGTCCCCACGCTGCAGGTCCTGAAGCCAGGAGTGGTGACGGTGTACGGCGAAGACGGCACGGCCACCAAATACTTCGGTGCGAGGGGAGGGCGGAGTAGGGAGGGCATCCCGGGACCCTCGGGGGGAGCTCAGCCATGgggtgtgctgtgctgcagctctgctgccctccctgctgAGTGCTGGATTTGGGAGAGGGGATGCACCGTGGGGTGTGTTTGGGGGTGAAGTTTTGTACAGACATTCCTCTGCTGCACCTTTGCTCTGTTTGATGTGAGGCTGAAGGCTGCTGTGGTTCGTGTTATGGGTGAACTTTGAGGGCTGGTTTTGTCTGAGGAGCCATCAGGCTCCCGTGCTGACCCCCAGAGCAGTGCCTGACCCGCTGCCATTCCTCACAGTGAGCAGCGGCTCCGTCACGGTCAATGCAGACTCCACGGTGCAGGTGCTGGCGGAGGAGGCGGTGACAATGGACATGTTGGATCTGGCTGTAAGTACTGCACAGCACCTTGGGCCGGCCTGACAGCCAGGCTCCTGCATGGAGGGCTCTGTGCCCCACTCCTCTTGTGTGGGGTTGCTGTCTCGGGGCCTTCCTGTGGCTGCACAGCACCTGCCAGGACCCGACTGCCCATCATCACCCACTGCTTGGGATCAAAGGCCGCTCCTCCCCACTAACTGCATAGAGAGGAAGCCCTGTGGTCACTACCCCTTCCCCAGGCTCCATCCCTGCCCTTGGATAGATGTGCTCctgcccctcccctcccttcttCACCCCAGGAGCAGCATTCCCACAGCAGGGCCTGCCTGCAAGGGGCCAGCCCAGCCTGTGAACACACAGCCTGCgtggggctgcctgcagtggAGGAGAGGGGGAAATTGAGGCCCCCTGTCCTTCTCTGGTCTCTCAGTGACCCATTTCTTGTGCTCTCACGTTCAGACCGCAAAATCAAACCTGGAGAAGGCCGTTTCAGAGATGGCTGCAGCCTCCGACGAAGCTGCTAAAGCAGAAGCCCAGATTAAAGTGGAAGCCAACGAGGCTCTCGTCAAAGCCTTGGAATAACAGGGGTAAGCATCACCACATCCCAACCGGGGAGCACGGGGCTGTCCCGGGGCCGCTAGATGGCAGCCGCAGCATTGGCAGCCCGGGGCCGGGCCAGGCACAGCCCACGGTCACGAGTGGGGCCCCGCTGGGACGGGCAGCCCGGGGCTGGCCATGCAGCAGGCTGCATTCCTGGGGCCCCGCAGGGAGCGGTGCGGCCTCTGCTCTGTGAACACTCCCTTCCACTGCAAACAAACAGCTTCTGTCTCGGGGGAGGTGAGGCGAGGCTGCTTACCTCGTGGCCCATTTTCTCTGTGCCCTGCTAAGACTGTGCCTCATCCCTTTTCTTCCCACGTGTTGGCAGTTGGGAGGctctctgtgcagtgctgtgctgtgcctggcaGGTGAgtcactgcagctcagctggcCTCTCCCCGGAGCAGGTACAGCAGGGCAGCGCTCCTCTGCTATCTCCTGATCTCTGGTCTTGCCGCCCTTCGGCCCTTGAGGTCAAGTCTGAGGGGGCACCCAGTGGTTCTCGTTTCCTCGCAGCGAGGCTGAGCCCTCAGATCAGGATCCACCGCTCTGCTGAGCCCACCCTGCATTCAGACCGACTCCGCCTCTGTGTGTTGCAGGAATCCCACTGACGCTCTAGAAAAACCCCAGACTGTCCTACTTGTTCTGGCTTCCCCGTTTGTACAGATGGTGTGGGACAAATGGAGGCGGAGAAACTGCTCTGATCAATTAAAAGGATATGCAGTCTTGTCTTGTGGTGTGTCACCTTCTTCCgaggcagcacacacagctgggtgtgGGGCAGGGTCTGCAGGGTGCAGCCCCTGGTGCGGTGTTACCTCCAGATCTGTTCTCGGGTGCTGCTGGGGATTCCCGTGGGAGGTTCACCCCAGGCAGCTTTGATGGCTCTctcctccctgtgctgcctcTTGTAATCCACCAGGATTGTGGCAGCACAGGAGGAGGAAtctgcagggcagtgcaggtCCATACTGGAGGCTTCCTgtcccagctccctcctccctcccccagcTTTGCTCAGCCTCCATTGCTGCAGGAACCACATTGGGTCTGTTGTTTCTGCACAGTCCTTCCTGCAGCTGGACGGCAGCTGCCCAGCTCTGacccttctccctgctgctatGGGCTGTCACCACTTCCCCTGCGTGTGTGGCATGCAGAGCAGGGGGGAAATCTCCCTCTGCTCCTTGGAGACAGGCTCGGTGCAAgagggaagcagctgctgcgGGTGGTGGGAGCCTCTCTTCAGTCGGTGCGGTGTGGGGGGTGGGTGGTGGTGCTCCACCAAAGCTGCCCTCACtttggggctgtgcagcactcagcactgcccGAGGGGCAGCCCAGCCCCGGTGTCCCCTGTTCTGGGCAGGAGCTGCTTCCTGGCACAGCACGGCTCAGTGAGGGGCCCAATCCCCACACCAGACGCCTAAGGACGCATTTTGCCAACGGCACCATCTGCTGTGAGGCTGTGAGCTCACTGCCGTCCTCCCCACGCCTCCAGCGGGGATTTCAGGTTccctctgctgcacagagcgTGGTGAGGGGGGGGGGGGTCTAAGGGTCCGCTGTCCCCACGGCACACAGCAGCCACCCCCCACTCCCACCCCCTCATCCCTCCGTGCTGCCTGGAGCGCACACAGCAGGACTCGGTTATTTTCGGTGCTGCCACCCAGGATGTAATCTCTGCTGCCTCCTCACCGCcacctcctccccctcctctcGCTCTCCCCCCCCCGACAAGTGATCAAAAATAGTGCCTGCGGTGTTAGATTTCTCGCTCAGGAGCTTATTAAAAGCCTCCCAGTCCTGACGCTGAGCCTATTTGAGGATCAACCCGGTCCCATTTTCCGAGCCGCTCCCGcgcctttctttcccctttccctcttttctcccttttcctttttctcatgaAGGTCACACGTTGGCTCTGTGCGTGAGCAAAGCCTCAAAGCCGGAATGAGCTCTCATTAAAACGTCTCGGGAATAACGGGGGCCGGGCGGCCGCGCTGCCCTGGGTGCCGGCTGCTATTTGCATTGCGCTCTGCCCTCCCTCGGCACACGCGGCCGTTCTCTTTCCGACGGAAGGTGGCTGCGTTTTGTCATCGGATGGAGGAGCGTTGGCGAGGCCGGGAAGCCGGGAACGGCCGGCTACTATTTTtaggatgggaaaaaaaaaaagtgtctccGTCAGCATCCTCGCATCAGCTCTTCCCACTGCCTGCCGCCGGCTCCATCGGAACGGGGAGGGGGGGCTGGGGGGTcccggtgctgcctgctgggacGNNNNNNNNNNNNNNNNNNNNTCTGCCCCGCATCTgggatggtggggatggggacacggaTGTGTTCCTCTGTGCCCGCTTGTTCCCCTGTGCAGGGGGGTTCGGCCCCggtgctgtgggcagggggctctgcctgccctgctctgccctccccACCTCATCTTCCCTCCCCCATTGTCCAACTGGATGCCGGGAGAGGGGCTGAGGCTGCAGGCAACACCGGGGGTCCTCTCCAGGCCCAGCACAGTCTGCAACCCATGGttgctgctgcagaactggGGATGTGTGCCCCACAGTGTGATCCCACGGGTGATcatctccttctctcctctccagcacaTCCTGGCGTGGGGATGTGTGGTtcagctgctcagcacagccctcagtgccagAATTCCGGCATCCCTGCAGCATCCATCCATGCAGGTGGGGCGAGAGCCCCTTCCCTGATGTCTCGGGGGTGCAGACAGTGGggccctgcagcagtgcagggtgctgtgctCCAAGGGAAGCTCGGCAGCAGCATGCCAAGGCCTGGGCACAGCCTGCCTCGGGTTCCCCCCCCTCGGTGGGCAGCGATGCGTGCTGGAGGGATGGGCTGCCTGGAAAGCTGCGTGAGCGGGGCTGCGTCCTTCCTTTCCACCCAGTGCTTTTGCCTGTGACTTTACATCTCCTGCTGCCAGATGGAGGGTGGAGAGCAGAGCATCGCGTCCCTGCCGGCGCCTCTGCTCCTGGGGGAGCAATTACCAGGAGGGGCTGGGTGCTGCCGTCaggtcccagcactgccaccccCCCACCATGCTCTGCCGTGCTGTGTTTCCACAGTCTCGCCCGGATCCTGAATGCAAAGGAAAAGTCTGAGctctgcaggggaaaaaaaaatcaccccaACCCTGCGGCAGCCCCAGGATTCCCCCCCGTGGCACTGAGTCATGGGGCAGAgccacccccagccctgcccaaaTGCAAACCCAAACCCACAGTGCCTGTCCTCACATTGCCTGCAGGCACCCGGGgggagcagccccaggctgGGGGCTTCTGTGGGGCAGGGGCAGAGCTCCTCGCCCCATATCAGAGCCTTGTGGCACTGGAGGGCACGGCAGTGTGGGAAGGGCAGCGGAGCGTGGTGCGTCCTTGCGCCATGCTGCCCTTGGGTGGCTGAAGGCCACGTCCTCGCAACTTCCTTCTCCGGGGGGAGCACTGCTGTAATGATTAACCTGTGCCGTTCTGTCCTGCAGTCTGTTTTCCTCTTGGTTTCCAACGCTGGAAAATGCTCTTCCCCTGCCTGCCACCCACACACACTGCCCTATCCCTGCGCACAGGGAAAGTCCCATCCGGATGCATGCAATGGGAAAAGGGGGGGGTCAGCTGGGGGTTACCATGGGGAAAACGGAGGCATGGAGGGAGAAAACTGCGATGGGTGCAGGAGCCCCGGGTGGGGATGGATGCTCTTTGTGCTCTGTGGAGGGGATCAGTGGGGCAGTGCCCTCGCTTGGGGTGGCTGCCGGCACACAGCTTTGGCAGAGCCAACCCAACGCTGCGGCACACGCAGGGGTCACCGGCTCTGCTGGGATGTGCACGGGGGTCTCGGTGAAACCCCCCTCCTCCGCCACCCCCTGCCCAGGACCAGGACCCGTGCAGGGCAGGGGGGGCCGAGAGGAAGCGGCTGCCAGCTGGGCTCCATGCCGGCCACAAAGGCGGCCCAGAGAACCCGAGCGGAATGAGGTGGCGGCCAGCCAGGTTCCCACGGCGGCCCCGGTTCAGAAAATAGGCCCGGAGCTGGCAGTGGTTGCTGCAGCGACCAACAGGGTGCTGCAATGCGGGGGGGCTCAGCCGGGCCCAGGTGTGCACGGTGGGACCCCTGTGTGGGGCCGGGGCTGGTGATGGAGCTGAGCCCCCAGGCTCCTGTTTTCACTGCCCCCAGCAGCTTCGCCATGGGTAAAGCCAGGAGGTTCCCGTGagtgccaggctgcagccccacaAACAGCCCTACAACTAGACCTGCCTCCAACACAACACCCAGCCCCGCACCCCCCACTCATGGGGAGGAAGCAGCCGCAGCTGCTGATGCTGGTGGGGCCTTTCCTGGCGGGTTGGCGCCTGCCAGGGGCCGGactggggagggggggaagtCAGGGGCCGGGGAGCTGCCCTCAGGAATGCCCCCGCGCCGTGCTTTCATCCGCGCTGCCTCAAAGGGCGCCTGTGTGCAGGAGAGCCGGGTATAAATAGCGGGGATTGAGGCCTGGCGTGACACTGGAGTCCCTTCTGCCACTGCCACCTTGGGTGCCCCCCCCTGCAGCACCTCAATGGGGGCATTGTGCATCCGCAGCCCCTTCGGGCACGTCCCCGGCAGCTGCTCAGCCTGACCCCGTCTGCTCCCCCCTCGTGCTGCGGGGCCGTCCGTGCACACAGCAGTGTGGGATGAGGGATCCTGAGCAtcccccagcagtgctgtgagccaCATCCCCTCTCTCAGCTGCACCACGGAGAAAGACAGCCCCCCCCCAAGGCCAGGCTGTGGGGGGCTGTGCTCCTTGGGGTGcccattccattccatcccatcccatcccatcccatcccatcccatcccaNNNNNNNNNNNNNNNNNNNNNNNNNNNNNNNNNNNNNNNNNNNNNNNNNNNNNNNNNNNNNNNNNNNNNNNNNNNNNNNNNNNNNNNNNNNNNNNNNNNNNNNNNNNNNNNNNNNNNNNNNNNNNNNNNNNNNNNNNNNNNNNNNNNNNNNNNNNNNNNNNNNNNNNNNNNNNNNNNNNNNNNNNNNNNNNNNNNNNNNNNNNNNNNNNNNNNNNNNNNNNNNNNNNNNNNNNNNNNNNNNNNNNNNNNNNNNNNNNNNNNNNNNNNNNNNNNNNNNNNNNNNNNNNNNNNNNNNNNNNNNNNNNNNNNNNNNNNNNNNNNNNNNNNNNNNNNNNNNNNNNNNNNNNNNNNNNNNNNNNNNNNNNNNNNNNNNNNNNNNNNNNNNNNNNNNNNNNNNNNNNNNNNNNNNNNNNNNNNNNNNNNNNNNNNNNNNNNNNNNNNNNNNNNNNNNNNNNNNNNNNNNNNNNNNNNNNNNNNNNNNNNNNNNNNNNNNNNNNNNNNNNNNNNNNNNNNNNNNNNNNNNNNNNNNNNNNNNNNNNNNNNNNNNNNNNNNNNNNNNNNNNNNNNNNNNNNNNNNNNNNNNNNNNNNNNNNNNNNNNNNNNNNNNNNNNNNNNNNNNNNNNNNNNNNNNNNNNNNNNNNNNNNNNNNNNNNNNNNNNNNNNNNNNNNNNNNNNNNNNNNNNNNNNNNNNNNNNNNNNNNNNNNNNNNNNNNNNNNNNNNNNNNNNNNNNNNNNNNNNNNNNNNNNNNNNNNNNNNNNNNNNNNNNNNNNNNNNNNNNNNNNNNNNNNNNNNNNNNNNNNNNNNNNNNNNNNNNNNNNNNNNNNNNNNNNNNNNNNNNNNNNNNNNNNNNNNNNNNNNNNNNNNNNNNNNNNNNNNNNNNNNNNNNNNNNNNNNNNNNNNNNNNNNNNNNNNNNNNNNNNNNNNNNNNNNNNNNNNNNNNNNNNNNNNNNNNNNNNNNNNNNNNNNNNNNNNNNNNNNNNNNNNNNNNNNNNNNNNNNNNNNNNNNNNNNNNNNNNNNNNNNNNNNNNNNNNNNNNNNNNNNNNNNNNNNNNNNNNNNNNNNNNNNNNNNNNNNNNNNNNNNNNNNNNNNNNNNNNNNNNNNNNNNNNNNNNNNNNNNNNNNNNNNNNNNNNNNNNNNNNNNNNNNNNNNNNNNNNNNNNNNNNNNNNNNNNNNNNNNNNNNNNNNNNNNNNNNNNNNNNNNNNNNNNNNNNNNNNNNNNNNNNNNNNNNNNNNNNNNNNNNNNNNNNNNNNNNNNNNNNNNNNNNNNNNNNNNNNNNNNNNNNNNNNNNNNNNNNNNNNNNNNN harbors:
- the ATP5F1D gene encoding ATP synthase subunit delta, mitochondrial codes for the protein MSPSVFYNGANVKQVDVPTLTGSFGILASHVPTLQVLKPGVVTVYGEDGTATKYFVSSGSVTVNADSTVQVLAEEAVTMDMLDLATAKSNLEKAVSEMAAASDEAAKAEAQIKVEANEALVKALE